In a single window of the Halopiger xanaduensis SH-6 genome:
- a CDS encoding LolA family protein, with protein MAPNFAGTRAIPAAIAVLFAVLLAGCVAVPSTGVSDASLETRITEATPPAELAATVEINHTIDGETTTVREDVQFRADGASRIETGDGVVIVSNGSTRWQYDRDADTAQRLEVDPNASSFLEGVYAHQQRYVERYEIESIEETTIDGRETYRVAFDPPANESIGRSVTVLVGDTEYAIPLQRDGGDVDGADRSTETVAVWFDQDHLFPVKHRVAGESVSLETTYRNLTVDPGFDDDRFEFEPPTDENGSESVDEIALPSIESYETVDAAADAVPFSVAEPSAATVPDALALDEITSYEFPDEERKQVSLSYRGDGETITVTTSDGPRLFARGGDNVSIGDATGTIADTDEGTELEWSCGGATTNGDLYYSIFVSDGLADDRHLALEIGRALEC; from the coding sequence ATGGCCCCCAACTTCGCGGGAACGCGAGCGATACCCGCGGCGATCGCCGTCCTGTTCGCGGTGCTCCTCGCGGGGTGTGTCGCCGTCCCGAGTACCGGCGTCTCCGACGCGTCCCTCGAGACCCGGATAACCGAGGCAACACCGCCGGCGGAACTCGCCGCGACCGTCGAAATCAACCACACGATCGACGGCGAGACGACGACCGTCCGCGAGGACGTCCAGTTCCGCGCCGACGGTGCCAGCCGTATCGAGACCGGCGACGGCGTGGTGATCGTCAGCAACGGTTCCACACGGTGGCAGTACGACCGCGATGCCGACACCGCGCAGCGCCTCGAGGTCGATCCGAACGCGTCGTCGTTCCTCGAGGGCGTGTACGCCCACCAACAGCGGTACGTCGAACGGTACGAAATCGAATCGATCGAAGAAACGACGATCGACGGGAGGGAGACGTATCGGGTCGCATTCGACCCGCCCGCGAACGAGTCGATCGGTCGCTCCGTCACCGTCCTCGTCGGTGACACCGAGTACGCCATCCCGCTGCAGCGGGACGGCGGCGACGTCGACGGTGCGGACCGATCGACGGAGACCGTCGCCGTGTGGTTTGATCAGGACCACCTGTTCCCCGTCAAGCATCGCGTCGCGGGCGAGAGCGTCTCGCTCGAGACGACCTATCGAAACCTCACGGTCGATCCGGGGTTCGACGACGATCGCTTCGAGTTCGAGCCGCCGACGGACGAGAACGGAAGCGAGAGCGTCGACGAAATCGCTCTCCCGTCGATCGAGAGCTACGAGACTGTCGACGCTGCTGCCGACGCTGTTCCGTTTTCCGTCGCGGAGCCGTCGGCTGCGACGGTCCCGGACGCACTCGCGCTCGACGAGATCACCAGTTACGAGTTCCCCGACGAAGAGCGAAAACAGGTCTCGCTATCGTATCGGGGCGACGGCGAAACGATCACGGTGACGACCAGCGACGGACCGCGACTGTTCGCCCGAGGCGGTGACAACGTCTCCATCGGCGACGCGACGGGGACGATCGCCGATACTGACGAGGGTACGGAACTCGAGTGGTCGTGTGGCGGCGCCACCACCAACGGCGACCTGTACTATTCGATCTTCGTCAGCGACGGCCTCGCCGACGATCGACACCTCGCGCTCGAGATCGGCCGCGCTCTCGAGTGTTAG
- a CDS encoding DUF502 domain-containing protein, which translates to MASWKRDFSRGLIVLAPILVIGYLCYVLYGFVDGFTPDLLVPEWFLETLIANEMVRARLTALLRVAVSGGLLLGLLYATGLVARTALGAVVERAIDTSANALPGVRVVYNASKTAAETAVNEQTELRQPVKLEAWDEIWMTAFKTGRSTADGQALYFVPTSPNVTSGFLVEADPDEVEQLDEPFERALGRVISGGFGNGSEVEQDEGVSIDVIDAVDQARSEASDKDDDRE; encoded by the coding sequence ATGGCTTCCTGGAAACGAGATTTCTCCCGCGGCCTGATCGTCCTCGCGCCGATCCTCGTCATCGGCTACCTTTGCTACGTCCTGTACGGGTTCGTCGACGGATTCACGCCCGACCTGCTGGTCCCCGAGTGGTTTCTCGAGACGCTCATCGCGAACGAGATGGTCCGCGCCAGACTGACGGCGCTGCTTCGTGTCGCTGTCTCGGGCGGGCTGTTGCTGGGGCTGCTCTATGCAACCGGCTTGGTAGCGCGGACGGCACTCGGTGCCGTCGTCGAACGAGCGATCGATACCAGCGCCAACGCGCTTCCCGGCGTCCGCGTCGTCTACAACGCCTCGAAGACGGCCGCCGAAACCGCGGTCAACGAGCAGACGGAACTCCGCCAGCCGGTCAAACTCGAGGCCTGGGACGAGATCTGGATGACGGCGTTCAAAACCGGCCGCTCGACGGCCGACGGGCAGGCGCTGTACTTCGTGCCGACGTCGCCGAACGTGACGAGCGGCTTTCTCGTCGAGGCCGACCCCGACGAGGTGGAACAACTCGACGAGCCGTTCGAGCGGGCGCTCGGACGCGTGATCAGCGGCGGATTCGGAAACGGTTCCGAGGTCGAGCAAGACGAGGGCGTCTCGATCGACGTCATCGACGCGGTCGATCAGGCTCGCAGCGAAGCCAGCGACAAGGACGACGACCGCGAGTAG
- the gfo6 gene encoding D-xylose 1-dehydrogenase Gfo6, producing the protein MEFDLDSFSARDWERPTDADPIRFAMVGLGWWTREQAIPAVENSDYCTTTVLVSSSTEKGEDVAADLEGVEATLTYDEYADGAATDAYDAVYVCTPNGLHREHVQAAADHEKAVLCEKPLEATVEDARATVDACRDADVPLMVAYRLQTEPVARRARELIRDGAIGDVVSVLGHMSDTILDAVDETSWRFDPDLAGGTTLNDIGIYPMNTIRFILEEDPQAVYARTESEQPAYEGTDEHAAFQLEFPDGKLASCTVTHSASLASSLRFVGTEGELSIEGLFFPNTRKVLRVSGPDIEGEYRPDPVDQMREEFDYFANRLQRGLDPEPDGEHSMVDMRAIRALYESAETGQRVELDL; encoded by the coding sequence ATGGAGTTCGATCTCGACAGTTTCAGTGCTCGCGACTGGGAACGCCCGACGGACGCCGATCCGATCCGGTTCGCTATGGTCGGGCTCGGGTGGTGGACGCGCGAGCAAGCGATCCCTGCCGTCGAAAACTCGGACTATTGCACGACGACAGTCCTGGTCAGTTCCAGCACGGAGAAGGGCGAGGACGTCGCGGCCGACCTGGAGGGGGTCGAAGCGACGCTCACCTACGACGAGTACGCCGACGGCGCGGCGACCGACGCCTACGACGCGGTGTACGTCTGCACGCCGAACGGACTCCACCGCGAGCACGTCCAAGCGGCGGCCGACCACGAGAAGGCGGTCCTCTGCGAGAAGCCCCTGGAAGCGACCGTCGAGGACGCCCGGGCGACCGTCGACGCCTGCCGGGACGCGGACGTGCCGCTGATGGTCGCCTACCGGCTCCAGACCGAGCCGGTGGCCCGCCGCGCCCGAGAACTGATCCGGGACGGCGCCATCGGCGATGTCGTCTCGGTACTCGGGCACATGTCGGACACGATCCTCGACGCCGTCGACGAGACGAGCTGGCGGTTCGACCCCGACCTCGCCGGCGGGACGACGCTCAACGACATCGGGATCTACCCGATGAACACGATCCGATTCATCCTGGAAGAGGACCCCCAAGCGGTGTACGCCCGGACGGAGTCCGAGCAACCGGCCTACGAGGGAACCGACGAGCACGCGGCGTTCCAGCTCGAGTTCCCCGACGGCAAGCTCGCCTCGTGTACGGTCACCCACAGCGCGTCACTGGCCTCGAGCCTTCGGTTCGTCGGCACCGAAGGCGAACTGAGCATCGAGGGGCTGTTCTTCCCGAACACCCGGAAGGTACTCCGGGTGTCCGGACCGGACATCGAGGGCGAGTATCGGCCGGACCCGGTCGACCAGATGCGCGAGGAGTTCGACTACTTCGCCAACCGCCTCCAGCGCGGTCTCGACCCCGAACCCGACGGCGAACACAGCATGGTCGACATGCGCGCCATCCGCGCCCTCTACGAATCTGCCGAGACGGGACAGCGCGTCGAACTCGACCTGTGA
- a CDS encoding site-specific integrase has product MARTENAKEDAPKPREYRALKRAAQEKVTSARQDDVEFQLECEFVLRTMGELGLRAGEISHMRESWIDFDRCEIHVPEHDQCNMGDDGGPCGYCKAQAKDSAEKRDITYETALRERWKPKNEHAARTIWFGWDEDLVELIDEFMYKNGEYLHSRVSVNRRIKTIASECEMVDKDEVYPHALRAHAAMYHAKKGMRAYHLSELMGWSNIDAAMDYIKMTADDVKTEMKRVHNGARY; this is encoded by the coding sequence ATGGCACGGACTGAAAACGCTAAAGAAGATGCCCCTAAGCCTCGAGAGTACCGTGCACTGAAACGTGCCGCTCAAGAAAAAGTAACATCTGCAAGGCAAGACGATGTTGAGTTTCAACTTGAGTGTGAATTTGTTCTTCGAACAATGGGCGAGTTAGGCCTTCGAGCAGGTGAAATATCTCATATGAGGGAATCTTGGATTGACTTCGATCGGTGTGAAATCCACGTTCCAGAGCACGATCAATGTAATATGGGTGATGATGGTGGACCTTGTGGGTACTGTAAGGCTCAAGCAAAGGATTCTGCCGAAAAACGTGATATCACGTACGAAACAGCCCTTCGGGAAAGGTGGAAACCAAAAAACGAACATGCAGCACGAACAATTTGGTTCGGTTGGGATGAAGATTTAGTGGAATTAATTGACGAATTCATGTATAAAAATGGAGAGTATCTTCATTCTCGAGTCTCTGTGAATCGTCGCATCAAAACTATTGCTTCGGAATGTGAGATGGTCGATAAGGATGAGGTATACCCTCATGCTCTACGGGCGCACGCAGCAATGTATCATGCAAAGAAGGGAATGCGTGCCTATCACTTATCAGAATTGATGGGTTGGTCAAATATTGATGCAGCGATGGACTATATAAAAATGACCGCAGATGATGTTAAGACAGAAATGAAGAGAGTTCACAACGGCGCAAGGTATTGA
- a CDS encoding ComF family protein: MTKYEFVKGRWKNLSGFDGAPVLHPRNQCKYCGEPIQGQYRKCYFCKEGRNAVRTHIERVYTVSVYFKQRTEGHEFSKELLEAKEGDHKEKMAKVLKWGIDNLGLLSSTELLVVPPSGSGADYNHMVEIGKVVSDLTGKPLCTSTYKEKDYQAQKELPSEERIENVRDGVGCDKDLSEYSSAAIIDDIVTTCATMSDTARAVKESGVDRAFGLGIARSVSCDGLVHAHAMREV, translated from the coding sequence ATGACTAAGTATGAGTTTGTGAAAGGGCGATGGAAGAACTTAAGCGGATTTGACGGTGCACCTGTTCTACATCCAAGAAATCAGTGTAAATACTGTGGAGAGCCAATACAGGGTCAATATCGGAAGTGCTACTTTTGCAAAGAGGGAAGGAATGCAGTACGAACACACATTGAAAGAGTATATACTGTCTCTGTCTACTTTAAGCAAAGGACAGAGGGTCACGAATTTTCTAAAGAACTGCTTGAAGCAAAAGAGGGAGACCATAAAGAAAAAATGGCTAAAGTCCTGAAATGGGGTATTGATAACCTAGGTCTCCTATCAAGTACTGAACTCCTTGTCGTACCTCCGTCGGGTAGTGGTGCGGATTATAATCATATGGTCGAGATCGGCAAAGTCGTCAGTGATTTGACTGGGAAGCCGCTTTGCACATCTACGTATAAAGAAAAGGATTACCAAGCTCAAAAAGAACTGCCCAGTGAAGAGCGGATAGAAAATGTACGTGACGGCGTGGGTTGCGATAAAGATTTGAGCGAATATTCCTCTGCCGCAATTATTGACGATATAGTTACAACTTGTGCTACAATGTCAGATACAGCCCGTGCAGTGAAGGAATCTGGTGTTGACAGAGCATTCGGACTAGGTATTGCTCGATCAGTCAGCTGTGATGGATTAGTTCATGCCCATGCAATGAGGGAGGTGTAA
- a CDS encoding DNA processing protein DprA, protein MNTHMVIAALNDEYKLNSQRMVDLLRDANEKKPLEEVDINIFKDLIRAKSLSDDDIAPLAKKALSVLNNSDWDFYEDYIRDVEEKGMKVISILDKEYPSQLLRIQKPPLQLYINGDPQSWNDAIAVVGTREAHDHRIKFVEEIGEQLVNGGHTVVSGLANGVDESAHRSAIESNGDTIAVLPSHIENIYPKSNVPLGEEIPSNGALISEVTSKIGIHRGRFVERNRITSGLCKAVIIGASGDSGGTVHQAKFADSQNIPIFLYDPKNGDGQSPDKLDKYGVHRFESLEELEDLVQSLENESRSGHNYTLNEYSN, encoded by the coding sequence ATGAACACACATATGGTAATAGCGGCTTTGAATGATGAATACAAATTGAATAGCCAGCGAATGGTAGACCTTCTTAGAGACGCAAATGAGAAGAAGCCATTAGAGGAAGTGGATATAAATATATTTAAAGATCTCATTAGGGCAAAATCGCTGTCTGACGATGACATTGCGCCTTTAGCTAAAAAGGCCCTCTCTGTGCTGAATAACTCTGATTGGGATTTTTATGAGGATTATATTAGAGATGTTGAAGAAAAAGGTATGAAGGTGATATCCATTTTAGATAAGGAATATCCTTCACAACTTCTCAGAATACAAAAACCACCTCTACAGTTGTATATCAATGGTGATCCTCAGTCTTGGAACGACGCCATCGCGGTTGTTGGGACTAGGGAAGCGCATGATCACAGGATCAAGTTCGTAGAGGAGATCGGCGAACAGTTGGTTAATGGAGGACACACAGTCGTAAGCGGTCTTGCTAATGGAGTAGACGAATCAGCTCACCGTTCAGCAATTGAGTCAAATGGAGATACCATTGCTGTCCTTCCGAGCCATATTGAAAATATATACCCCAAAAGTAATGTGCCGCTCGGAGAGGAAATACCGTCAAATGGGGCCTTGATTAGTGAGGTAACATCAAAAATAGGCATTCATCGTGGCCGCTTCGTTGAGAGAAATAGAATTACATCTGGGCTTTGCAAAGCTGTAATTATCGGAGCATCTGGTGATAGCGGTGGTACTGTCCATCAGGCTAAGTTCGCAGATAGCCAGAATATTCCTATATTCCTATATGACCCGAAGAATGGGGATGGGCAGTCTCCCGATAAACTTGATAAATATGGAGTGCACCGTTTCGAAAGTCTCGAAGAATTGGAAGACTTGGTCCAATCCCTTGAGAACGAATCTAGGTCCGGCCATAATTATACTTTAAACGAATACTCCAACTAA
- a CDS encoding aryl-sulfate sulfotransferase: MERRTILRVLLLAVVVGSAGYLAIAWVNAPTNATAAAANQTQLPLEDRTPVVENRDGATVITTDPPAGNDGLGAIVAFGTDGRPLYHNDTYGSYFDVDPDPPGSKTVLYVAGSRYDPCPDRLQAETDSAGDDGCAEIAVERVNLTTGSTERIHTAVTGWDIWHDVDRIDEHRLLVADIARDRVFALNTTTDEVTWEWRAEDGLDPDSGGQPGDWTHVNDVELLEDGRVMVSLRNQDRVAFLEPGEGLERDWTLGAEDAYGILYEQHNPDYIPPARGGPAVIVSDSENNRVVEYQRENDTWTRTWEWRDQRLQWPRDADRLPGGHTLVTDSKGDRVLELSETDDVVWSVDIATPYEAERLGTGDESATGRSTTALANGSIDTRAAETDRTSKTGLSWLVAFITGPAVNGVLHAAPTWMTIEDLLVAGVFGITAVTAGALEVYWSRVGRRLLERLR; encoded by the coding sequence ATGGAACGGCGCACTATCCTTCGAGTCCTGCTGCTAGCCGTCGTAGTCGGATCTGCCGGATATCTCGCGATCGCGTGGGTCAACGCACCGACTAACGCGACCGCTGCCGCGGCGAATCAGACGCAGTTACCGCTCGAGGATCGGACGCCGGTCGTCGAGAACCGCGACGGGGCGACCGTCATTACGACCGATCCGCCGGCGGGAAATGACGGCCTCGGGGCTATCGTCGCGTTCGGTACCGACGGACGGCCGCTCTACCACAACGATACGTACGGCAGTTACTTCGACGTCGACCCCGATCCGCCCGGCTCGAAGACCGTTCTGTACGTCGCGGGGAGCCGGTACGACCCGTGCCCCGACAGGCTCCAAGCAGAGACGGACAGCGCCGGTGACGACGGCTGTGCTGAAATCGCGGTCGAGCGCGTCAACCTCACGACCGGCTCGACCGAGCGAATACACACCGCCGTTACCGGCTGGGACATCTGGCACGACGTCGACCGGATCGACGAGCACCGACTGCTCGTGGCCGACATCGCTCGAGACCGCGTATTCGCGCTGAACACTACCACCGACGAGGTGACGTGGGAGTGGCGCGCCGAGGACGGTCTCGATCCGGACAGCGGCGGGCAGCCCGGGGACTGGACCCACGTCAACGACGTCGAACTGCTCGAGGACGGTCGCGTGATGGTCAGTCTCCGCAATCAGGACCGGGTCGCCTTTCTCGAGCCGGGCGAGGGACTCGAGCGCGACTGGACGCTCGGCGCCGAGGACGCGTACGGGATCCTCTACGAGCAGCACAATCCGGACTACATCCCGCCCGCCCGCGGCGGTCCGGCGGTGATCGTCTCCGATTCGGAAAACAACCGCGTCGTCGAGTATCAGCGCGAGAACGACACGTGGACGCGAACCTGGGAGTGGCGAGACCAGCGGCTCCAGTGGCCGCGCGACGCCGACCGACTCCCCGGCGGCCACACGCTCGTGACGGACTCCAAGGGTGATCGGGTGCTCGAGCTCTCGGAGACCGACGACGTCGTCTGGAGCGTGGATATCGCGACGCCCTACGAAGCGGAGCGTCTCGGGACCGGCGACGAGAGCGCGACCGGGAGGAGTACGACCGCACTCGCGAACGGTTCCATCGACACGAGGGCCGCCGAAACGGATCGAACCTCGAAGACCGGTCTGTCCTGGCTCGTCGCCTTCATCACCGGCCCGGCAGTCAACGGCGTGCTGCACGCGGCCCCGACGTGGATGACGATCGAGGATTTGCTGGTCGCCGGCGTATTCGGTATCACAGCCGTGACGGCCGGCGCATTAGAGGTATACTGGTCGAGAGTCGGCCGACGACTGTTAGAACGGCTGAGATGA
- a CDS encoding ZIP family metal transporter — translation MTGTLVQALSYTMLAVVAAFVGGIVAVYRTPGPQMESNVQHFAAGVVFAAVAAELLPDVHTRAPTMVVIGFAIGVATMLGIHRLSKYIEKRGIGGKMAGAAGLLITVSIDMLIDGILIGVTFLAEAATGILIAVALAIEVLFLGVTGVIALPEETSTLKKLAVPAGFGTLLLTGVTAGVLVFDGVTGAPIALVLAFGSAALLYLVTEELLVKAQKVPETPTSTTLFFVGFLLIFLIDMLH, via the coding sequence ATGACCGGAACCCTAGTTCAAGCGCTTTCGTACACGATGTTGGCAGTCGTCGCCGCGTTCGTTGGGGGAATTGTGGCCGTCTACCGGACCCCGGGACCACAAATGGAGAGTAATGTCCAGCACTTCGCGGCTGGCGTCGTGTTCGCCGCCGTCGCCGCCGAACTTCTCCCAGATGTCCATACACGGGCCCCAACCATGGTCGTCATTGGATTTGCGATCGGTGTCGCCACTATGCTCGGCATCCATCGACTCAGTAAGTACATCGAAAAGCGGGGTATCGGCGGAAAGATGGCGGGTGCTGCTGGTCTGCTGATCACCGTGAGTATCGACATGCTGATCGATGGAATCCTAATTGGCGTGACGTTCCTGGCGGAGGCGGCCACGGGTATTCTCATTGCAGTGGCACTCGCAATCGAGGTCCTCTTTCTCGGGGTAACCGGCGTCATAGCACTCCCGGAAGAGACGAGTACGCTGAAGAAACTCGCCGTCCCCGCCGGATTCGGAACGCTACTGCTGACCGGAGTGACCGCTGGCGTACTCGTGTTCGATGGCGTTACGGGCGCTCCGATTGCGCTCGTGCTCGCGTTCGGATCTGCTGCGCTCCTTTATCTGGTGACCGAGGAACTCCTCGTCAAAGCTCAGAAGGTACCAGAAACACCGACATCGACGACGCTGTTCTTCGTCGGGTTTCTTCTTATCTTCCTCATCGATATGCTGCACTGA
- a CDS encoding DMT family transporter, with amino-acid sequence MSWLILFIAGLFEIAWAIGLAYSDGLSKPLPTAGTAIALVISMVLLAKAVQDLPIGTAYAVWTGIGAVGTATLGIFLFDEPATSARIFFISVIVVGIVGLNLVSGGH; translated from the coding sequence ATGTCGTGGCTCATCCTGTTCATCGCCGGCCTCTTCGAGATCGCGTGGGCGATCGGCCTCGCTTACTCTGACGGACTCTCGAAGCCGCTGCCGACGGCCGGAACGGCTATCGCGCTCGTCATTAGCATGGTGTTGCTCGCGAAAGCGGTCCAAGACCTCCCGATCGGAACCGCCTACGCCGTCTGGACGGGGATCGGTGCCGTAGGGACCGCGACGCTCGGTATTTTCCTCTTCGACGAGCCCGCAACGAGTGCGCGCATCTTCTTCATTTCCGTGATCGTCGTCGGAATCGTCGGCCTCAATCTCGTCTCCGGAGGTCACTAG
- a CDS encoding proteasome assembly chaperone family protein: MADASDGLFHQSTDLEAESPTLIEGLPGHGLVASIAVDRITDQLDLEEYGSIRSDALPPVASFTDGLVQDTVRVYGGTEPELMTLQSDVPIPEDAFDELSRCVLEELVDDFSRAIFLAGAPAQSEEQQGDVVGVATTEELKAELEDAGIELAEESGAVSGVTGALINACYQADVPAALLLVRADPRLPDPAAARSVIETALEPLVEFDIDTTELREQAEEIQRQKQQVAQQLQQAQGQQDEPIRGMFR, encoded by the coding sequence ATGGCAGATGCATCCGACGGGCTGTTTCATCAGTCGACCGACCTCGAGGCCGAGTCGCCGACGCTGATCGAAGGGTTACCGGGCCACGGACTGGTCGCGTCAATCGCCGTCGATCGGATCACCGACCAGCTCGATCTCGAGGAGTACGGGTCGATCCGATCCGACGCCTTGCCGCCCGTCGCTTCGTTTACGGACGGGCTGGTGCAGGATACGGTACGCGTCTACGGCGGCACGGAGCCGGAGCTCATGACGCTCCAGAGCGACGTCCCGATCCCGGAAGATGCGTTCGACGAGTTGAGTCGGTGCGTCCTGGAGGAGCTGGTCGATGATTTCAGCCGGGCGATCTTCCTCGCCGGTGCGCCGGCCCAGTCCGAGGAGCAGCAGGGCGACGTCGTCGGGGTCGCGACGACCGAGGAACTGAAGGCGGAACTCGAAGACGCTGGAATCGAACTGGCGGAGGAGTCCGGCGCCGTAAGCGGCGTGACCGGAGCGCTCATCAACGCCTGTTATCAGGCGGATGTACCGGCGGCGCTGCTGCTCGTCCGCGCGGATCCTCGGCTCCCGGATCCGGCCGCGGCGCGGTCCGTAATCGAAACGGCGCTCGAGCCGCTCGTCGAGTTCGACATCGATACGACCGAACTTCGCGAGCAGGCGGAGGAGATTCAGCGGCAGAAACAGCAGGTTGCACAGCAGTTACAGCAGGCACAAGGCCAACAGGACGAACCTATTCGAGGAATGTTCCGATAG
- a CDS encoding M24 family metallopeptidase yields the protein MSRNVFDEREYERRVDRTKERLREENLDAIVVADPANMNYLTGYDGWSFYVHQAVIVTVERDDPVWVGREMDANGARATTALEDDSIRSYSDDHVHSPYDLHPMDYVAGVLEELEVADGRIGLEMDASYFTAKSYTRLQENLPEADFEDATLLVGWVRIKKSERELEYMREAARISENAMRAGLDAIEAGVLEYEAAAAIYEQLVRGTEEYGGDYPSIVPLMPSGDHTGTPHLTWTDREFEDGDPVIIELSGCRHRYHSPLARTTFVGDPPEELQRTADIVVEGIEAALDVVEPGVTCERVEKAWRETIAQYGLEKEDRIGYSMGLGYPPDWGEHTASIRPGDETVLEENMTFHMIPGIWTDEIGMEISETFRVTSTGAEPLADFPRRLFTA from the coding sequence ATGTCTCGCAACGTTTTCGACGAGCGCGAATACGAACGCCGGGTCGATCGGACGAAAGAGCGGTTGCGCGAGGAGAACCTCGACGCGATCGTCGTCGCCGATCCGGCCAACATGAACTACCTGACGGGCTACGACGGTTGGTCGTTCTACGTTCACCAGGCGGTTATCGTGACGGTCGAACGCGACGACCCCGTCTGGGTCGGCCGAGAGATGGACGCGAACGGTGCGCGGGCAACGACCGCCCTCGAGGACGACAGCATCCGGTCGTACAGCGACGACCACGTCCACTCCCCGTACGACCTCCACCCGATGGATTACGTCGCCGGCGTCCTCGAGGAACTCGAGGTCGCGGACGGCCGGATCGGCCTCGAGATGGACGCGTCGTACTTCACCGCCAAGTCCTATACGCGACTGCAGGAGAACCTCCCGGAGGCGGACTTCGAGGACGCGACGCTGCTGGTCGGCTGGGTTCGGATCAAGAAATCCGAGCGGGAACTCGAGTACATGCGCGAGGCTGCACGGATCTCCGAGAACGCCATGCGGGCGGGCCTCGACGCGATCGAGGCGGGCGTGCTGGAGTACGAGGCCGCGGCCGCGATCTACGAGCAACTCGTCAGGGGAACCGAAGAGTACGGCGGCGACTACCCCTCTATCGTGCCGCTGATGCCCTCGGGCGATCACACGGGGACGCCGCACCTGACCTGGACCGACCGCGAGTTCGAGGACGGCGATCCGGTCATCATCGAGCTCTCGGGCTGTCGCCACCGCTACCACTCGCCGCTGGCCCGGACGACGTTCGTCGGCGACCCGCCCGAGGAACTCCAGCGCACCGCCGACATCGTCGTGGAGGGGATCGAGGCCGCCCTCGACGTCGTCGAGCCCGGCGTCACCTGCGAGCGCGTCGAGAAGGCCTGGCGTGAAACGATCGCGCAGTACGGCCTCGAGAAGGAGGACCGCATCGGCTACTCGATGGGGCTGGGCTACCCGCCGGACTGGGGCGAGCACACCGCGAGCATCCGGCCGGGCGACGAGACCGTCCTCGAGGAGAACATGACGTTCCACATGATCCCCGGCATCTGGACGGACGAGATCGGCATGGAGATCAGCGAGACGTTCCGCGTTACAAGCACCGGCGCCGAACCGCTGGCCGACTTCCCGCGACGGCTGTTCACGGCGTAA
- a CDS encoding haloacid dehalogenase type II, with product MSFDPDAVKTLAFDSYGTLVDVTAVTEPLSEYVDEPELVSKLWRERSLAYAMVGNAIDEYDSFYEMNRCALRYALETVGADVDDDEREELLSTYHDLPLFDDVRPGLERLHDAGYELYVVSNGSEEMLESMVDRGDLDDLLEETISADEISQFKPEPELYRHAADRIGTPIEEIAFVAAGWWDVPGGINAGMQGVWVDRQDTLWGPYETEPDLTIESFHELAGELETE from the coding sequence ATGTCTTTCGACCCCGACGCCGTCAAGACGCTCGCGTTCGACTCCTACGGGACGCTCGTCGACGTGACGGCCGTCACGGAACCGCTCTCGGAGTACGTCGACGAGCCCGAACTCGTCTCGAAGCTGTGGCGGGAGCGCTCGCTGGCGTACGCGATGGTCGGCAACGCGATCGACGAGTACGATTCGTTCTACGAGATGAACCGCTGCGCGCTTCGCTACGCACTCGAGACGGTCGGCGCCGACGTCGACGATGACGAGCGCGAGGAACTTCTCTCAACGTACCATGATCTCCCGCTGTTCGACGACGTCCGCCCCGGACTGGAGCGGTTGCACGACGCCGGGTACGAGCTGTACGTCGTTTCGAACGGGAGCGAGGAGATGCTCGAGTCGATGGTCGACCGCGGTGACCTCGACGACCTCCTCGAGGAGACGATCAGCGCCGACGAGATCTCCCAGTTCAAGCCGGAGCCGGAGCTGTATCGCCACGCCGCCGATCGGATCGGCACGCCCATCGAGGAGATAGCGTTCGTCGCGGCGGGCTGGTGGGACGTGCCGGGTGGGATCAACGCCGGGATGCAGGGTGTCTGGGTGGACCGACAGGATACGCTATGGGGACCCTACGAGACGGAACCCGACCTCACGATCGAGAGCTTCCACGAGCTCGCCGGCGAACTGGAAACCGAGTGA
- a CDS encoding AbrB/MazE/SpoVT family DNA-binding domain-containing protein yields MSSERVDAESKVSGNQANIPSRIRRELDIDDGDQLRWRLEDDGSARVEVVRQKSGTFAEFDGYDGTEATDVTTDHDAWGVDGE; encoded by the coding sequence ATGAGCAGTGAACGGGTCGATGCCGAGAGCAAAGTTTCGGGAAATCAGGCGAACATTCCGTCCAGAATTCGTCGCGAACTCGATATCGACGACGGTGATCAGCTTCGCTGGCGCCTCGAGGACGACGGGAGCGCCCGCGTCGAGGTCGTCCGACAGAAAAGCGGAACGTTCGCCGAGTTCGACGGCTACGACGGGACGGAAGCGACCGACGTGACGACCGACCACGATGCCTGGGGCGTCGACGGCGAGTAA